A portion of the Micromonospora vinacea genome contains these proteins:
- a CDS encoding DUF397 domain-containing protein, with translation MTDLAGATWRKSTRSGGSGGDCVEVADNLPGVVGVRDSKDPTGPTLTFAPATWAAFVSGVKEQRQG, from the coding sequence ATGACTGACCTTGCCGGTGCCACCTGGCGCAAGAGCACCCGCAGCGGCGGGAGCGGCGGTGACTGCGTCGAGGTGGCCGACAACCTCCCCGGCGTCGTGGGCGTACGGGACAGCAAGGACCCAACCGGCCCGACACTGACCTTCGCCCCGGCCACCTGGGCCGCGTTCGTGAGCGGAGTCAAGGAGCAGCGTCAGGGCTGA
- a CDS encoding helix-turn-helix domain-containing protein — protein sequence MTDETSGSTVPRRQLGRLLTQLREDASVTLDAAAEALDCSRQKVWRIEKGLVPVRVVDARAMCVLYRVTDDMGEIVASLAKETRARGWWHSYGDVVPSWFSLYVGLESSATLIRRYDSELIPGLLQTREYASELFRRKNPTMRGEEREKLVEVRLQRQGILVRRLPSAPTLRVVLSEAVLRRTIPDRRAMAQQLQHLLDVAALPNVSLRVLPLAAGPPLASESGTFVLLDFPQAFGRASTEPTTVYVENITGALYLDKPAEVAAYEHVWSDLEALASGEAESEKMITSITEEHHD from the coding sequence ATGACGGATGAAACAAGCGGGTCCACGGTCCCTCGGCGGCAACTCGGACGGCTGCTCACGCAGCTCCGCGAGGATGCCTCCGTGACGCTGGACGCCGCAGCCGAAGCACTGGACTGCTCGCGGCAGAAGGTCTGGCGCATCGAGAAGGGGTTGGTCCCGGTGCGCGTGGTGGACGCCCGCGCGATGTGCGTTCTTTATCGGGTGACCGACGACATGGGGGAGATCGTCGCCAGCCTCGCGAAAGAGACTCGAGCCCGGGGTTGGTGGCATTCGTACGGCGATGTCGTTCCGTCGTGGTTCTCGCTGTACGTCGGCCTGGAATCGTCGGCCACGTTGATTCGCCGATATGACTCGGAGTTGATCCCCGGGCTTCTGCAAACCCGGGAGTACGCCAGCGAGTTGTTCCGGCGGAAGAATCCGACGATGCGCGGGGAGGAACGGGAGAAGCTGGTGGAGGTTCGGCTGCAACGACAGGGCATTCTCGTGCGCCGACTGCCCTCTGCTCCCACCCTGCGGGTCGTTCTGAGCGAGGCCGTGCTGCGGCGCACGATCCCCGATCGGCGGGCGATGGCTCAGCAGTTGCAACACCTGCTCGACGTGGCCGCGCTGCCGAACGTGAGCCTGCGGGTGTTGCCGCTCGCCGCCGGTCCGCCGTTGGCCAGCGAGAGCGGCACCTTCGTCCTGCTGGACTTCCCGCAGGCCTTTGGGAGGGCGTCGACCGAGCCGACCACCGTCTACGTCGAGAACATCACCGGAGCGCTGTACCTGGACAAGCCGGCCGAGGTGGCGGCCTACGAACATGTCTGGTCGGACCTGGAAGCGCTCGCGTCGGGTGAGGCAGAATCAGAGAAAATGATCACTTCGATCACCGAGGAGCATCATGACTGA
- a CDS encoding thrombospondin, whose translation MVRIPSLSRRSEPAPTRDENLDGRVDGRDTPVTETGQSDDSVGRPVVTDRDEDQTTYRSAGATGDQTSEAERRANERAAVARAATARPAETEPRGTARPVAPEPLNGTTRPVAPEPVNGTTSPVTPEPRTANTLVTGSRPTVAPTTARTAERDADLDGTTRRPDTTDRVTTDRPVDPTPDVTTPEPPVTRGPKPRASLLATLGLIVSVVGAMFVLTGTLAGYGIGLGAFGAVLAVLGLMATRRRHVAGKTDALFGVMIGLAAVVIGVLAMTGQFDWPTTDGDWVQRFREWLDSQFVDRF comes from the coding sequence GTGGTCAGGATTCCTTCGCTGTCCCGCCGGTCCGAGCCGGCACCGACGCGGGACGAGAACCTCGACGGCCGCGTGGACGGCCGTGACACCCCGGTCACCGAGACCGGCCAGTCCGACGACAGCGTCGGCCGACCGGTGGTCACCGACCGGGACGAGGACCAGACGACGTACCGCAGCGCCGGCGCGACCGGCGACCAGACCAGCGAGGCCGAGCGGCGGGCCAACGAGCGGGCGGCGGTGGCCCGAGCCGCCACCGCACGACCGGCGGAGACCGAGCCGCGGGGCACCGCCCGCCCTGTCGCACCCGAGCCTCTGAACGGCACGACCCGCCCCGTCGCACCCGAGCCGGTGAACGGTACGACCAGCCCGGTCACACCCGAGCCCCGCACCGCCAACACTCTGGTGACCGGGTCCCGGCCCACCGTCGCCCCGACGACGGCACGGACCGCCGAGCGGGACGCCGACCTCGACGGCACCACCCGTCGGCCCGACACCACCGACCGTGTCACCACCGACCGCCCGGTCGACCCGACTCCGGACGTGACCACGCCCGAGCCGCCGGTGACGCGTGGCCCGAAGCCGCGCGCCAGCCTGCTCGCCACCCTCGGCCTGATCGTCTCGGTCGTCGGCGCGATGTTCGTGCTGACCGGGACCCTGGCCGGGTACGGCATCGGGCTCGGCGCGTTCGGTGCGGTGCTCGCGGTGCTCGGCCTGATGGCCACCCGCCGTCGGCACGTCGCCGGCAAGACCGACGCGCTCTTCGGCGTGATGATCGGGCTGGCCGCGGTCGTGATCGGGGTGCTCGCGATGACCGGCCAGTTCGACTGGCCGACCACTGACGGCGACTGGGTGCAGCGCTTCCGGGAGTGGCTTGACTCACAGTTTGTGGATCGTTTCTAG
- the ddaH gene encoding dimethylargininase, producing the protein MDATSQRLLMCRPTYFAVDYAINPWMDPSAPVDAALAVRQWEQLRQTYLDLGHTVEEITPVPGLPDMVFAANGGTVIDGKAMAVQFRDPQRADEAPAYRAWFEAAGFEMYDPKHVNEGEGDVLLAGDHLLAGTGFRTAHAAHAQLQEVFGYPVITMQLVDPRFYHLDTALTVLDERTVAYLPEAFSPGSRAVLRRLFPDAVHATMADAEVLGLNAVSDGRHVVLPAQATDLAAKLRDRGYETIGVDLSELRKAGGGPKCCTLRLRQGKASK; encoded by the coding sequence ATGGACGCCACCAGCCAGCGCCTGTTGATGTGCCGGCCGACGTACTTCGCCGTCGATTACGCGATCAACCCATGGATGGACCCGAGCGCGCCGGTCGACGCCGCGCTGGCCGTCCGGCAGTGGGAGCAGCTGCGCCAGACGTACCTTGACCTGGGCCACACCGTCGAGGAGATCACTCCGGTGCCCGGCCTGCCCGACATGGTCTTCGCCGCCAACGGCGGCACCGTGATCGACGGCAAGGCGATGGCCGTGCAGTTCCGGGACCCGCAGCGCGCCGACGAGGCGCCGGCGTACCGGGCCTGGTTCGAGGCCGCCGGCTTCGAGATGTACGACCCGAAGCACGTGAACGAGGGGGAGGGCGACGTCCTGCTGGCCGGTGACCACCTGCTGGCCGGCACCGGCTTCCGCACGGCGCACGCCGCACACGCCCAGTTGCAGGAGGTCTTCGGCTACCCGGTGATCACCATGCAACTGGTCGACCCACGCTTCTACCACCTGGACACCGCGTTGACAGTGCTCGACGAGCGGACCGTGGCGTACCTGCCGGAGGCGTTCTCCCCGGGCAGCCGGGCCGTGCTGCGCCGGCTCTTCCCCGACGCGGTGCACGCCACCATGGCCGACGCCGAGGTGCTGGGGCTGAACGCGGTCAGCGACGGGCGGCACGTGGTGCTGCCCGCGCAGGCCACCGACCTGGCCGCCAAGCTGCGCGACCGGGGCTACGAGACCATCGGGGTCGACCTGTCCGAGCTACGTAAGGCCGGCGGCGGACCGAAGTGCTGCACGCTGCGACTCCGTCAGGGAAAGGCAAGCAAGTGA
- the rocD gene encoding ornithine--oxo-acid transaminase: MVDDILRTPGAVRDAERWTAHNYHPLPVVISSAEGAWLTDVDGRRYLDCLAGYSALNFGHRHPQLIAAAHAQLDRLTLTSRAFIHDQFADFCRELAELCGKDLVLPMNTGAEAVETGIKVARKWGYQVKGVAAGQANIVVAEGNFHGRTTTIVSFSTDEDARADFGPYTPGFTVVPYGDLDALTAAIDENTVAVLLEPIQGEQGVVVPPEGYLPGVRQVCTERNVLFIADEIQSGLGRTGATFACDHEGVVPDMYLLGKALGGGIVPVSAVAANADVLGVLKPGQHGSTFGGNPLACAVAIEVVRLLATGEFQRRSAELGERLRAGLEGLVGKGLVGVRVRGLWAGLDIDPALMSGREACERLAARGVLAKDTHGSTIRLAPPLVITEEEIDLAVAQLAEVLAG; this comes from the coding sequence ATAGTGGATGACATCCTGCGTACGCCGGGAGCGGTCCGGGACGCCGAGCGTTGGACTGCGCACAACTACCACCCGCTGCCGGTGGTGATCTCGTCCGCCGAGGGCGCCTGGCTCACCGACGTGGACGGGCGCCGCTACCTGGACTGCCTGGCCGGCTACTCCGCGCTGAACTTCGGTCACCGGCACCCGCAGTTGATCGCCGCCGCGCACGCCCAACTGGACCGGTTGACGCTGACCAGCCGGGCGTTCATCCACGACCAGTTCGCCGACTTCTGCCGTGAGCTGGCCGAGCTGTGCGGCAAGGACCTCGTGCTGCCGATGAACACCGGCGCCGAGGCGGTGGAGACCGGGATCAAGGTGGCCCGCAAGTGGGGCTACCAGGTCAAGGGCGTGGCCGCCGGGCAGGCCAACATCGTGGTCGCCGAGGGCAACTTCCACGGGCGGACCACCACCATCGTGAGCTTCTCCACCGACGAGGACGCCCGCGCCGACTTCGGGCCGTACACCCCGGGGTTCACTGTCGTGCCGTACGGCGACCTGGACGCGCTGACCGCCGCGATCGACGAGAACACAGTGGCCGTGCTGCTGGAGCCGATCCAGGGCGAGCAGGGTGTGGTGGTGCCGCCGGAGGGTTACCTGCCGGGCGTACGCCAGGTGTGCACCGAGCGCAACGTGCTGTTCATCGCCGACGAGATCCAGTCGGGTCTGGGGCGTACCGGCGCGACCTTCGCCTGTGACCACGAGGGCGTCGTGCCGGACATGTACCTGCTCGGCAAGGCGCTCGGCGGCGGCATCGTGCCGGTCTCCGCGGTGGCCGCGAACGCCGACGTGCTCGGGGTGCTCAAGCCCGGCCAGCACGGCTCCACCTTCGGCGGCAACCCGCTCGCCTGCGCGGTGGCGATCGAGGTGGTCCGGCTGCTGGCCACCGGCGAGTTCCAGCGCCGCTCGGCCGAGCTGGGTGAGCGGCTGCGCGCCGGCCTGGAAGGGTTGGTCGGCAAGGGCCTCGTCGGGGTACGCGTCCGTGGCCTGTGGGCCGGTCTGGACATCGACCCGGCGCTGATGAGCGGTCGGGAGGCGTGTGAGCGGCTCGCCGCGCGCGGCGTGCTCGCCAAGGACACCCACGGCTCCACCATCCGGCTCGCCCCGCCGCTGGTGATCACCGAAGAGGAGATCGACCTGGCGGTGGCCCAGCTGGCCGAGGTGCTGGCCGGCTGA
- a CDS encoding FHA domain-containing protein: MRFEISKVLDAIEGRVCTDPSLARAVVDLAEVIRYQDIDGGRPASLLRLGMVIDALSRELEEDSVQVYAVVHRALLSDADLTSNERMVVRRWADDGLVEVLDNPGDRMLEVADLLGLPVLSRVRFDGLRGRFPWLVEQPGRVVAPVPGAGGPVFIAHVGGGHSPVAGKRSPTGAKLLARQWRCPESGCALFGGGGGGGAFADLAGGADRSPAAQPPPALRNGVPTCPRHGVRLGDGGPRPRTEVLAVRVGGLVRRRFVLSEEQPIVAGRAPEQDGGIMLGQWLNDEARRWISRGHVRFELRVGEVIVTDVSTNGSGIRPAGSMTESDRIPLAPQQSRVLGENDMVELYPGVQIGRAEELPTGAPFTPTSVMAEAPTMAMRLPRP; this comes from the coding sequence ATGAGATTCGAGATCAGCAAGGTTCTGGATGCCATCGAGGGTCGGGTCTGCACCGACCCGTCACTGGCCCGAGCCGTGGTCGACCTGGCCGAGGTGATCCGCTACCAGGACATCGACGGTGGTCGTCCGGCCAGCCTGCTCCGCCTCGGCATGGTCATCGACGCGCTCTCCCGCGAGCTGGAGGAAGACAGCGTCCAGGTCTACGCGGTGGTGCACCGGGCGTTGCTCTCCGACGCCGACCTCACCTCGAACGAGCGGATGGTCGTCCGCCGCTGGGCCGACGACGGGCTCGTCGAGGTGCTCGACAACCCGGGTGACCGGATGTTGGAGGTCGCCGACCTGCTCGGTCTGCCGGTGCTCAGCCGGGTCCGCTTCGACGGGCTGCGGGGTCGCTTCCCGTGGCTGGTCGAACAGCCCGGTCGGGTGGTCGCCCCGGTGCCCGGCGCCGGCGGGCCGGTGTTCATCGCACACGTCGGCGGTGGCCACTCTCCGGTGGCCGGTAAGCGGTCGCCGACCGGCGCCAAGCTGCTGGCCCGCCAGTGGCGCTGCCCGGAGTCGGGCTGCGCGCTGTTCGGCGGCGGTGGTGGGGGTGGCGCGTTCGCCGACCTGGCCGGGGGTGCCGACCGCAGCCCCGCAGCGCAGCCGCCGCCCGCGCTGCGCAACGGCGTGCCGACCTGCCCCCGACACGGCGTACGGCTCGGTGACGGCGGCCCGCGTCCGCGTACCGAGGTGCTCGCGGTGCGCGTCGGCGGCCTGGTGCGGCGGCGGTTCGTGCTCAGCGAGGAGCAGCCGATCGTGGCCGGTCGGGCTCCCGAGCAGGACGGCGGGATCATGCTCGGGCAGTGGCTCAACGATGAGGCCCGGCGCTGGATCAGCCGTGGTCACGTCCGCTTCGAGCTGCGGGTCGGCGAGGTCATCGTGACCGACGTCAGCACCAACGGCTCCGGTATCCGCCCGGCCGGTTCGATGACGGAGTCCGACCGGATCCCGCTGGCCCCCCAGCAGTCCCGGGTGCTGGGCGAGAACGACATGGTGGAGCTGTACCCGGGGGTCCAGATCGGTCGGGCCGAGGAGTTGCCCACCGGTGCCCCGTTCACCCCCACCTCGGTGATGGCCGAGGCCCCGACCATGGCCATGCGCCTGCCCCGTCCCTGA